From the genome of Meleagris gallopavo isolate NT-WF06-2002-E0010 breed Aviagen turkey brand Nicholas breeding stock chromosome 24, Turkey_5.1, whole genome shotgun sequence, one region includes:
- the HK2 gene encoding hexokinase-2 yields MRLSEDTLQEVSERFRKEMEKGLGADTNPTASVKMLPSFVRSTPDGTEDGDFLALDLGGTNFRVLRVKVSDNGLQKVQMESQIYEIHEDLMRGSGMQLFDHIAECLANFMEKLKIKEKKLPLGFTFSFPCHQTKLDESILVNWTKGFKCSSVEGKDVVSLLREAIKRRGDFDIDIVAVVNDTVGTMMSCGYDDQNCEVGLIVGTGTNACYMEEMRHIDLVEGDEGRMCINMEWGAFGDDGVLNDIRTEFDHEIDMGSLNPGKQLFEKMISGMYMGELVRLILVKMAKEGLLFQGKLSSDLRTTGHFETRFVSAIEKEKEGLQKAHEILTKLGLEPSHEDCLATHRICQIVSTRSANLCGATLAAVLRRIKENKGVDRLRSTVGVDGSVYKKHPHFARRLHKTVRKLLPDCEIRFVRSEDGSGKGAAMVTAVAYRLAAQHKARQKILEALKLSHEQLLEVKRRMRVEMEKGLGKETHAEATVKMLPTYVCSTPDGTEKGDFLALDLGGTNFRVLLVRVRNGMRRGVEMHNKIYSIPLEVMQGTGEELFDHIVHCISDFLEYMGMKGVSLPLGFTFSFPCKQTNLDEGILLKWTKGFKATGCEGEDVVSLLKEAIHRREEFDLDVVAVVNDTVGTMMTCGYEDPYCEVGLIVGTGSNACYMEEMRNVELVEGDEGRMCVNMEWGAFGDNGCLDDIQTEFDLAVDELSLNPGKQRFEKMISGMYLGEIVRNILINFTKRGLLFRGRISERLKTRGIFETKFLSQIESDCLALLQVRSILQHLGLESTCDDSIIVKEVCTVVARRAAQLCGAGMAAVVDKIRENRGLDFLKVTVGVDGTLYKLHPHFSAIMQDTVRQLSPCCEVTFLQSEDGSGKGAALITAVACRIREAGQR; encoded by the exons AGGACGGAGACTTCTTGGCACTGGACCTCGGTGGCACCAACTTCCGCGTGCTGCGGGTGAAGGTGTCCGACAACGGCCTGCAGAAGGTGCAGATGGAGAGCCAGATCTATGAGATCCATGAGGACCTCATGCGAGGCAGCGGGATGCAG CTCTTTGACCACATTGCTGAGTGCTTGGCCAACTtcatggagaagctgaaaaTCAAGGAGAAGAAGCTGCCCCTTGGTTTCACCTTCTCCTTCCCATGTCACCAGACCAAGCTGGATGAG AGCATCCTTGTCAACTGGACAAAGGGATTCAAGTGCAGCAGCGTAGAGGGGAAGGACGTGGTGTCCCTGCTGCGCGAGGCCATCAAGAGACGAGGG GACTTCGACATTGACATCGTGGCGGTGGTAAATGACACTGTTGGCACCATGATGTCCTGTGGCTATGATGACCAAAACTGTGAAGTCGGACTCATCGTGG GGACGGGCACCAACGCCTGCTACATGGAGGAGATGAGGCACATCGACCTGGTGGAGGGGGACGAGGGCCGGATGTGCATCAACATGGAGTGGGGCGCCTTCGGGGACGACGGCGTGCTCAATGACATCAGGACCGAGTTCGACCATGAGATAGACATGGGCTCACTCAACCCTGGCAAGCAGCT GTTCGAGAAGATGATCAGTGGGATGTACATGGGCGAGCTGGTGCGCCTCATCCTGGTGAAGATGGCCAAGGAGGGGCTCCTCTTCCAAGGGAAGCTCTCTTCGGATCTGCGCACCACTGGGCACTTTGAGACCAGATTTGTCTCTGCTATTGAGAA GGAGAAAGAGGGGCTGCAGAAAGCCCACGAGATCCTCACCAAACTGGGCCTGGAGCCGTCCCATGAGGACTGCCTGGCCACCCACCGCATCTGCCAGATCGTTTCCACCCGCTCGGCCAACCTCTGCGGGGCCACGCTGGCCGCCGTGCTGCGCCGCATCAAGGAGAACAAGGGGGTGGACCGGCTGCGCTCCACCGTCGGTGTGGACGGCTCTGTGTACAAGAAGCACCCTCA CTTTGCCCGACGCCTCCATAAGACAGTGAGGAAGCTGCTGCCTGACTGCGAGATCCGATTTGTGAGGTCGGAAGATGGCAGCGGCAAAGGGGCGGCCATGGTGACGGCGGTGGCCTACCGGCTGGCCGCCCAGCACAAGGCCCGGCAGAAGATACTGGAGGCACTGAAGCTGAGCCACGAGCAGCTCCTGGAGGTGAAGCGGAGGATGAGGGTTGAGATGGAGAAGGGGCTGGGCAAGGAGACGCACGCGGAGGCCACAGTGAAGATGCTGCCCACATACGTGTGCTCAACTCCAGATGGGACAG AAAAAGGAGATTTCCTCGCTCTGGATCTGGGGGGGACGAACTTCCGCGTGCTGCTGGTGCGGGTGCGGAATGGAATGCGGCGCGGCGTGGAGATGCACAACAAGATCTACTCCATCCCGCTGGAGGTGATGCAGGGGACAGGAGAGGAG CTCTTCGACCACATTGTCCACTGCATCTCCGACTTCCTGGAGTACATGGGGATGAAGGGAGTGTCGCTCCCGCTGGGCTTCACCTTCTCCTTCCCATGCAAGCAGACCAACTTGGACGAG GGGATTCTCCTCAAGTGGACAAAGGGTTTCAAAGCCACGGGCTGCGAAGGGGAGGACGTGGTGAGCCTGCTGAAGGAGGCGATCCACCGCAGAGAG GAGTTCGACCTGGACGTGGTGGCGGTGGTGAACGACACGGTGGGCACCATGATGACCTGTGGCTACGAAGACCCCTACTGCGAAGTCGGGCTGATAGTTG GTACGGGCAGCAACGCCTGCTACATGGAGGAGATGCGGAACGTGGAGCTGGTGGAGGGCGACGAGGGCCGCATGTGTGTCAACATGGAGTGGGGCGCGTTTGGGGACAACGGCTGCTTGGATGACATCCAGACCGAGTTTGATTTGGCTGTGGATGAGCTGTCCCTCAACCCCGGGAAGCAGAG GTTTGAGAAGATGATCAGCGGGATGTACCTGGGGGAGATCGTCCGCAACATCCTGATAAACTTCACCAAGCGAGGGCTGCTGTTCCGCGGCCGCATCTCCGAGCGCCTGAAGACCAGGGGAATTTTTGAGACAAAGTTCCTGTCCCAGATAGAAAG CGActgcctggccctgctgcaggtGCGCTCCATCCTCCAGCACCTGGGCTTGGAGAGCACGTGTGATGACAGCATCATCGTCAAGGAGGTGTGCACCGTGGTGGCCCGGcgtgctgcacagctctgcgGGGCCGGGATGGCCGCCGTGGTGGATAAAATCCGTGAGAACCGCGGGCTGGATTTCCTCAAGGTGACGGTTGGCGTGGATGGGACGCTCTACAAACTGCACCCACA CTTCTCGGCCATCATGCAGGACACGGTGAGGCAGCTGTCCCCGTGCTGCGAGGTGACCTTCCTGCAGTCAGAGGACGGCAGTGGTAAAGGAGCGGCGCTGATCACGGCCGTGGCGTGCCGGATTCGTGAGGCCGGGCAGCGGTAG